Proteins encoded together in one Micromonospora auratinigra window:
- a CDS encoding dihydrofolate reductase family protein, which translates to MNRVIVIQFSTLDGVVEDPDGSAGTPDGGWAFRHGPEAVAGDKFRLGTRLDTGGLLLGRRTWQLFARLWPGRSDEFSAKMNAAPKWVASRTLTDVDAWPHSALLRGELTAEVRRLRRERDVIVIGSTAIVHTLIGHDVVDEYRLLVFPTVLGGGRRLFPDGVGVGDLRLASVERSGAAALLCHERVGRQAGDG; encoded by the coding sequence ATGAACCGCGTGATCGTCATCCAGTTCAGCACACTCGACGGCGTCGTCGAGGACCCCGACGGATCGGCCGGTACGCCGGACGGCGGCTGGGCGTTCCGGCACGGCCCCGAGGCGGTGGCCGGGGACAAGTTCCGGCTCGGCACCCGGCTCGACACGGGCGGGCTGCTCCTCGGTCGGCGTACCTGGCAGCTCTTCGCCCGGCTGTGGCCCGGCCGCTCCGACGAGTTCTCGGCGAAGATGAACGCCGCGCCGAAGTGGGTGGCCTCGCGCACCCTGACCGACGTCGACGCCTGGCCGCACTCCGCGCTCCTGCGGGGTGAGCTGACGGCGGAGGTACGGCGGCTACGGCGCGAGCGGGACGTCATCGTCATCGGCAGCACCGCCATCGTGCACACGCTGATCGGGCACGATGTGGTCGACGAGTACCGCCTGCTGGTCTTCCCGACGGTGCTCGGCGGCGGTCGGCGACTGTTCCCGGACGGGGTCGGGGTCGGCGATCTCCGGCTGGCCTCGGTCGAGCGGAGCGGCGCCGCCGCGCTGCTGTGCCACGAGCGGGTCGGGCGGCAGGCCGGCGACGGCTAG
- a CDS encoding sigma-70 family RNA polymerase sigma factor, which produces MAIGADFETAVAPFRRELVVHCYRMLGAVDEAEDVTQETLLRAWKARDRYDEQRASLRTWLYRIATNACLTALEGRARRPLPAGLGAPSDDPYAPLVPDLAVPWLQPLPARYLAGAETDPLVRAAERDGVRLALVAAMQLLTPGQRAVLLLRDVLRFSAAEVAAQLGTSAAAVNSTLRRARAALAGAVPPPDGLRGPDDRTVRATVERYVRAFEAADVDTLVTLLTEDAVLEMPPVPLWYAGRADYGRFIARVFALRGTGWRMVPTGANGQPALAAYCPDGAGPLRLHTLQVLTVTGRGIAHNVVFQDPRVFAAFALDPTLESGR; this is translated from the coding sequence GTGGCGATCGGTGCGGACTTCGAGACAGCGGTCGCCCCGTTCCGACGGGAGCTGGTGGTGCACTGCTACCGGATGCTGGGCGCGGTGGACGAGGCCGAGGACGTGACCCAGGAGACGCTGCTGCGTGCCTGGAAGGCCCGCGACCGTTACGACGAACAACGGGCCTCGCTGCGTACCTGGCTCTACCGGATCGCCACCAACGCGTGTCTCACCGCGCTGGAGGGGCGGGCCCGTCGACCGCTGCCCGCCGGCCTCGGTGCGCCGAGCGACGACCCGTACGCCCCGCTCGTACCCGATCTCGCGGTGCCGTGGTTGCAGCCGCTGCCCGCGCGGTACCTGGCCGGTGCCGAGACGGATCCGTTGGTGCGGGCGGCCGAGCGGGACGGCGTACGGCTGGCCCTGGTCGCGGCGATGCAGCTGCTGACGCCCGGGCAACGGGCCGTGCTGCTGCTGCGCGACGTGCTCCGGTTCAGCGCGGCGGAGGTCGCCGCGCAGCTCGGCACGTCGGCGGCGGCGGTCAACAGCACCCTCCGGCGGGCGCGGGCCGCGCTCGCCGGGGCGGTACCGCCGCCGGACGGGCTGCGCGGGCCCGACGACCGGACGGTCCGGGCGACCGTGGAGCGCTACGTCCGCGCGTTCGAGGCGGCCGACGTGGACACCCTCGTCACCCTGCTCACCGAGGACGCGGTGCTGGAGATGCCGCCGGTCCCGCTCTGGTACGCCGGCCGGGCCGACTACGGCCGGTTCATCGCCCGGGTGTTCGCGCTGCGCGGTACGGGCTGGCGGATGGTGCCGACCGGCGCGAACGGTCAACCCGCGCTGGCGGCCTACTGCCCGGACGGTGCCGGTCCGCTGCGCCTGCACACGCTCCAGGTGCTGACCGTGACCGGGCGGGGCATCGCGCACAACGTGGTGTTCCAGGATCCGCGGGTGTTCGCGGCCTTCGCGCTCGACCCGACCCTGGAATCCGGTCGCTGA
- a CDS encoding SAM-dependent methyltransferase — MDLPRNFVIRERDHRIHNPFTAEKFAILGRAVRLRPGTSVLDLACGSGEMLCTWSRDHGVTGTGVDISTFFVDQARARAAELGVAERLAFVHGDAAGHVAPEPVDVASCIGATWIGDGVDGTLALLERSLRPGGLLLVGEPFWRVDPPDQATVEGCHASAKEDYDDLPALVSRFGRLGWDLVEMVLADEDSWDRYVAAQWFTVRAWLDENPDDDLAGEFRAELDRAPLDYVRHLRPYLGWGVFALKRR; from the coding sequence GTGGATCTGCCCCGTAACTTCGTCATCCGCGAGCGCGACCACCGCATCCACAACCCCTTCACCGCCGAGAAGTTCGCCATCCTCGGGCGGGCCGTCCGGCTCCGGCCGGGCACGTCGGTGCTCGACCTGGCCTGCGGCAGCGGCGAGATGCTCTGCACCTGGAGCCGGGACCACGGCGTCACCGGCACCGGCGTCGACATCAGCACCTTCTTCGTCGACCAGGCCCGGGCCCGCGCGGCCGAACTCGGCGTCGCCGAACGGCTGGCCTTCGTGCACGGCGACGCCGCCGGCCACGTCGCGCCGGAGCCGGTCGACGTGGCGTCCTGCATCGGCGCCACCTGGATCGGCGACGGCGTCGACGGCACCCTGGCCCTGCTGGAACGCAGCCTGCGCCCCGGCGGCCTGCTGCTCGTCGGCGAGCCGTTCTGGCGGGTGGACCCGCCCGACCAGGCGACCGTCGAGGGCTGCCACGCCTCCGCCAAGGAGGACTACGACGACCTGCCCGCCCTGGTCTCCCGCTTCGGGCGGCTGGGGTGGGACCTGGTCGAGATGGTGCTGGCCGACGAGGACAGCTGGGACCGGTACGTCGCCGCCCAGTGGTTCACCGTGCGGGCCTGGCTGGACGAGAACCCGGACGACGACCTGGCCGGCGAGTTCCGGGCCGAGCTGGACCGGGCACCGCTGGACTACGTGCGCCACCTGCGGCCGTACCTGGGCTGGGGGGTGTTCGCGCTGAAGCGGCGCTGA